GTATCGATGCCAAGGACTCGTCCCCGTGTCACCCGGTCCCCCTGATGCACGTCGACCAGCTGCCCCTTCACCAGGTCATGCGCCTCCCATTGCTCGGCAAACCCCTCGAAGCCGGACTGGGCGTACCGTTGGCAGGCGGAGATGAGGGCCGTCAGGGCCAGTCCTGCGAGCGCATTACGACCCGGCGCCCCCGGCCCCATCGCAGTCTGGATATCTGCCCAGGGCTGATCGATCTCGGCGGCTACCGCCACAGGCATGGACCAGTTGAGCCCGAGACCGATGACCACGGCACAGGGCCCTTGCTGCTCTCCCGCCAGTTCCAGCAACAGTCCGCCCAGCTTGCGCCCCTGCCAGTAAAGATCATTTGGCCACTTCACCCCGTGATCGCTGAGCCCCTGCCGGGCCAGTTCGGCGGCCAGTTCACTGGCGACAGCAAGACTCAACAAACCGAGCGCAGTGGCCGGCGCATGGAACTGCCAACGCAGGGACAGGTAGATGTTGGCCGCAAACGGCGAGATCCATCGACGGCCACGGCGACCGCGCCCGTCCGTCTGAAATTCGGCAAGCACCGCAGCCCGCACCGCCTGATGAGGCTTAAAAGCCTCTGAGAGATGACGGTTCGTCGAACCCAGCACCGGCACGACCTGAAGATCATTCAGCATCTCCAGGCAGGCTGGGGCAGTCGAACGGCGAATCTCATCGACATGCAGACGCTCGATCGGGCGGGCCAGTCGATATCCCCTGCCCCGCACCTTGTCGATCGGCACGCCAAGAGACTCCAGGCGCTGGATGGCCTTCCAAACGGCCATGCGCGAAACGC
This window of the Chromatiales bacterium genome carries:
- a CDS encoding biotin--[acetyl-CoA-carboxylase] ligase, with translation MPDPFDILDELTPERFCSGEALAGRYGVSRMAVWKAIQRLESLGVPIDKVRGRGYRLARPIERLHVDEIRRSTAPACLEMLNDLQVVPVLGSTNRHLSEAFKPHQAVRAAVLAEFQTDGRGRRGRRWISPFAANIYLSLRWQFHAPATALGLLSLAVASELAAELARQGLSDHGVKWPNDLYWQGRKLGGLLLELAGEQQGPCAVVIGLGLNWSMPVAVAAEIDQPWADIQTAMGPGAPGRNALAGLALTALISACQRYAQSGFEGFAEQWEAHDLVKGQLVDVHQGDRVTRGRVLGIDTQGRLELACEDRVLRFSSGEVSVRTAQ